The following are encoded together in the Bradymonas sediminis genome:
- a CDS encoding glutamate-cysteine ligase family protein, whose amino-acid sequence MGEQNIKEGKGEDDRRHFMRHVLRDLRALEQMLKDGVFETGIRRIGAEQEMFLVDDKFRAATCSPQVLAELNDPQFTTELGLFNIEFNALPAEFGGRCLRDLDAQITQAVRRSRAAAQLHGADVALVGILPTMKKSDLGLENMTPQPRYRALNDSMTALRGKAYDFHIKGTDEFIVQHDNVMLEACNASFQVHFQVAPDEFAHLYNIAQAVAAPVLAVATNAPMLFGKRLWKETRIALFQQSVDTRSSGTHIREMHPRVSFGSRWIKDSVLEIYRDDISRFRLLFSGGEAEDPFAALEAGRAPQLSALRLHTGTVYRWNRACYGISEGKPHLRIENRVLPAGPTPADETANAAFWFGLMSGVSDKYSDISKHLEFTDAKDNFFSAARHGLAGAMTWTDGARRPTPELILDTFLPLAEAGLQRGNVDSEDIGRYLGIIEERVRAEQTGADWMLKSFNGMKKKHSLAERLTTLTQALIEQQHSEKPAHEWPLARVAEETAWEDHYQFVGQYMSTDLFTVNEDEIVDMVAAVMQWQHVHHVPVEDTNHRLVGLVTRRAFLRLLATGIISEDTAIPVRDIMTTDLVVITPETTTLEAIRLMREHQISGLPVVEDGHLVGMVTERDFMHIARGLIEERLASAPKDCPKDADTH is encoded by the coding sequence ATGCGCCACGTGCTGCGCGACCTGCGCGCGCTCGAGCAGATGCTCAAGGACGGGGTCTTTGAGACCGGCATCCGGCGCATCGGCGCCGAGCAGGAGATGTTCCTGGTGGACGATAAATTTCGGGCCGCCACCTGCTCGCCGCAGGTCCTGGCGGAGCTAAACGACCCGCAATTCACCACGGAGCTTGGGCTCTTCAATATCGAGTTCAACGCGCTGCCCGCGGAGTTCGGGGGGCGTTGCCTGCGCGACCTCGACGCGCAGATTACCCAGGCGGTGCGGCGCTCGCGCGCGGCGGCGCAACTCCACGGGGCAGACGTCGCGCTGGTGGGGATCTTGCCGACGATGAAGAAGTCGGACCTCGGGCTTGAAAATATGACCCCGCAGCCGCGCTACCGGGCGCTGAACGACTCGATGACGGCGCTGCGCGGCAAGGCCTACGACTTCCATATCAAGGGGACCGACGAGTTTATCGTCCAGCACGATAATGTGATGTTGGAGGCGTGTAACGCGAGCTTCCAGGTGCATTTCCAGGTCGCGCCCGACGAGTTCGCCCATCTCTATAATATCGCCCAGGCGGTCGCGGCGCCGGTGTTGGCGGTGGCGACCAACGCCCCGATGCTCTTCGGCAAGCGGCTGTGGAAGGAGACGCGCATCGCGCTATTTCAGCAGTCGGTCGACACCCGCTCCTCGGGCACTCACATCCGGGAGATGCACCCGCGGGTGAGCTTCGGGTCGCGCTGGATCAAGGACTCGGTGCTCGAAATTTACCGCGATGATATCTCGCGCTTTCGCCTGCTCTTTAGCGGCGGCGAGGCCGAGGATCCCTTCGCCGCACTGGAGGCCGGGCGCGCCCCGCAACTGTCGGCGCTTCGGCTGCATACCGGCACGGTCTACCGCTGGAACCGAGCGTGCTACGGCATCTCGGAGGGCAAGCCGCACCTGCGCATCGAGAATCGGGTGCTGCCGGCGGGGCCAACGCCGGCCGACGAAACCGCCAACGCGGCGTTCTGGTTCGGGCTGATGAGCGGGGTGTCCGACAAATATAGCGATATCAGCAAGCACCTCGAATTCACCGACGCCAAGGATAACTTCTTCAGCGCGGCGCGCCACGGCCTGGCGGGGGCGATGACCTGGACCGACGGGGCGCGCCGGCCGACCCCCGAGCTTATTTTGGACACGTTCTTACCGCTGGCCGAGGCAGGGTTGCAGCGCGGCAACGTCGACTCTGAGGACATCGGGCGCTACCTGGGGATCATCGAGGAGCGGGTGCGCGCCGAGCAAACCGGCGCCGACTGGATGCTCAAGTCCTTTAATGGGATGAAGAAAAAACACAGCCTGGCTGAGCGCCTCACCACGCTCACTCAAGCGCTGATTGAGCAGCAGCACAGCGAAAAGCCGGCCCATGAGTGGCCGCTGGCGCGGGTCGCCGAGGAGACCGCCTGGGAGGACCATTACCAATTCGTCGGCCAATATATGTCGACCGATCTCTTCACCGTCAACGAGGACGAGATCGTCGATATGGTCGCGGCGGTGATGCAATGGCAGCATGTGCACCATGTGCCGGTCGAGGATACGAATCACCGCCTGGTCGGGCTGGTGACGCGGCGAGCGTTTTTGCGCCTGCTGGCCACCGGGATTATCTCCGAAGATACCGCCATTCCGGTGCGCGATATCATGACGACTGATCTGGTCGTCATCACGCCGGAGACCACGACGCTTGAGGCGATCCGGCTGATGCGCGAGCACCAGATCTCGGGGCTTCCGGTGGTCGAGGACGGGCATCTGGTTGGGATGGTCACCGAGCGCGATTTTATGCATATTGCTCGGGGGCTCATCGAGGAGCGCCTGGCCTCGGCGCCCAAAGATTGTCCAAAGGACGCTGACACGCATTAA
- a CDS encoding 6-phosphofructokinase: MKVGILTGGGDCPGLNAVIRAVAKSLMLQCGATVIGIEDGFLGLIERRTRELSYKDVSGILSRGGTILGTHNKANPFAYFGRDGEDVSAEVKGYCDELGLDCVVALGGDGTMSICHRLQQMGLNIVGVPKTIDNDLMQTDRTFGFDTAVTIATDALDRLQTTGQSHSRVMILETMGRYAGWIALHAGIAGGADVILLPEIPFTVEEVARVCQAREDRQRFTIICVAEGATAEDGKMVVRERIDNSPDPLRLGGVANWLKAELSEHISSEIRTVVLGHVQRGGPPTAYDRVLATSFGTMAASLVARKEFGRMVALQEQRMTSVALEEVANLTRTVPPDAMGVLAAAAVGTSFGAPKMHLDPAQLPEGKRLS, translated from the coding sequence ATGAAAGTCGGAATTCTTACTGGCGGCGGCGATTGCCCCGGCCTCAATGCAGTGATTCGCGCGGTGGCCAAGAGCCTGATGCTCCAGTGTGGGGCGACGGTGATCGGAATCGAGGACGGCTTCCTGGGGCTCATCGAGCGGCGCACCCGGGAGCTGAGCTATAAGGATGTCAGCGGAATCTTGTCGCGCGGCGGGACCATCCTTGGCACCCATAATAAGGCGAACCCCTTCGCGTATTTTGGCCGAGACGGCGAGGATGTGTCGGCGGAGGTAAAGGGGTATTGCGATGAGCTCGGGCTGGACTGCGTGGTGGCGCTTGGCGGCGACGGGACGATGTCGATCTGCCACCGCCTGCAGCAGATGGGCCTCAACATCGTCGGGGTGCCCAAGACCATCGACAACGACCTGATGCAGACCGATCGCACCTTCGGCTTCGACACCGCGGTGACCATCGCCACCGACGCGCTCGACCGCCTGCAGACCACCGGGCAGAGCCACAGCCGGGTGATGATCCTGGAGACCATGGGCCGCTACGCGGGTTGGATCGCCTTGCACGCCGGGATCGCCGGCGGCGCCGACGTGATCCTGCTGCCCGAGATTCCCTTCACCGTCGAAGAGGTCGCGCGCGTCTGCCAGGCGCGCGAGGACCGCCAGCGCTTCACCATCATCTGCGTGGCCGAGGGCGCCACCGCCGAAGACGGCAAGATGGTGGTGCGCGAGCGCATCGACAATAGCCCGGACCCGCTGCGCCTGGGCGGCGTGGCCAATTGGCTCAAGGCCGAGCTCAGCGAGCATATCAGCAGCGAGATCCGCACCGTGGTGCTCGGGCATGTCCAGCGCGGCGGCCCGCCCACCGCCTATGACCGGGTGCTGGCGACCAGCTTCGGCACCATGGCCGCGTCTCTGGTCGCGCGCAAAGAGTTCGGACGTATGGTAGCCTTGCAGGAGCAGCGCATGACCAGCGTGGCGCTCGAAGAGGTCGCGAACCTCACCCGCACCGTCCCGCCGGACGCCATGGGCGTGCTCGCGGCGGCGGCGGTCGGCACCTCGTTTGGCGCCCCGAAGATGCACCTTGACCCGGCGCAGCTTCCTGAAGGAAAACGACTGAGTTAA